A genomic window from Arthrobacter globiformis includes:
- a CDS encoding TolB family protein, with protein MLRTLQSGQRCEVWIASVTGDRELVFASDELLLEAPNWTLDGSALILNGDGVLWRVELGSGHLSQVPLSGIPELNNDHVLAPDGTGIFLSANDGHIYRAPLGGGEGRRVTADDGFFHFLHGVSPDGGELAYVGIEAGNFTQPGRLLTLPADGGPPSWFDTGDGHCDGPEYSPDGKWLYFNTEAFTSAPGHAQLARMRADGRGREQLLSSDTVDWFPHLSPDGRLASYIRFPSGTQGHPADLPVDVVLVSTDNWAAPLQTWALFGGQGTLNVNSWAPDSTRFAYVAYPLANSNPAKD; from the coding sequence ATGTTGCGAACCCTTCAGTCGGGCCAGCGCTGCGAGGTCTGGATTGCGTCCGTCACCGGCGACCGCGAGCTGGTGTTCGCGTCCGACGAACTCCTCCTCGAAGCTCCCAACTGGACTCTCGACGGCTCGGCCCTCATCCTCAACGGGGACGGCGTGCTCTGGCGGGTCGAGCTCGGCAGCGGCCATCTCAGCCAGGTTCCCCTCAGCGGCATCCCCGAGCTCAACAACGACCACGTCCTGGCGCCCGACGGCACAGGCATCTTCCTATCGGCAAACGACGGTCACATTTATCGTGCGCCGCTTGGCGGCGGAGAGGGCCGGAGGGTCACGGCCGACGACGGCTTCTTCCACTTCCTGCACGGTGTAAGTCCCGACGGCGGTGAGCTCGCCTACGTGGGAATCGAGGCCGGAAACTTCACGCAGCCCGGCCGGCTCCTGACCTTGCCCGCGGACGGCGGGCCGCCGTCGTGGTTCGACACCGGTGACGGGCACTGCGACGGCCCCGAGTACTCGCCCGACGGAAAATGGCTCTATTTCAACACGGAAGCGTTCACCAGCGCGCCCGGTCACGCACAGCTCGCCCGCATGCGCGCGGACGGCAGAGGCCGCGAGCAACTGCTGTCGAGCGACACCGTCGACTGGTTCCCGCATCTGTCCCCCGACGGCCGCCTGGCCAGCTACATCCGGTTCCCCAGCGGCACGCAAGGCCACCCGGCGGACCTGCCGGTCGACGTCGTACTTGTCTCAACCGATAACTGGGCCGCGCCGCTGCAGACCTGGGCCCTCTTCGGCGGGCAGGGAACGCTGAACGTCAACAGCTGGGCGCCCGATTCCACCCGGTTCGCGTACGTCGCGTACCCGCTCGCCAACTCCAACCCCGCAAAGGACTGA
- a CDS encoding glycosyltransferase family 4 protein codes for MRIGLISAPWIPVPPPGYGGTERVVDSLARGFAAAGHDVLLAAPSDSTCPVPLAPRMRPSQPADLGSALSELSHIIRAYDGMAGVDIIHDHTMSGPLYAHRPAGVPVVTTIHIRLAPQAVDLYSAIGKTTGIIAISHDQVSRSPEVPVAKVIHHGMDVASVPVGQGNGGYLCFLGRLSPDKGVLEAIHIARAAVIPLRISARIQGPQEQGYFDDVVRPALGPDVEFTGPLSDAEKYELVGGALAFLNPIQWPEPFGLVMIEALATGTPVVGTPAGAAPEIVEHGVTGYLGGVDELAGFAAQAAGLSRAACRASVEQRFSSARMVADHLALYEQILG; via the coding sequence ATGCGCATTGGACTGATATCGGCCCCATGGATCCCGGTTCCGCCGCCCGGGTACGGCGGCACCGAACGGGTGGTGGACAGCCTTGCGCGCGGCTTCGCCGCGGCCGGGCATGACGTCCTGCTGGCAGCCCCGTCCGACAGCACCTGCCCTGTTCCCCTGGCTCCACGGATGCGTCCCTCGCAACCGGCGGACTTGGGTTCCGCATTGTCTGAGCTGAGCCACATCATCAGGGCCTACGACGGCATGGCGGGTGTGGACATCATCCATGACCACACCATGAGCGGACCGCTGTATGCCCACCGGCCGGCCGGTGTCCCGGTGGTCACCACCATCCACATCCGGCTGGCCCCACAGGCCGTGGACCTGTATAGCGCAATCGGAAAGACCACCGGCATCATTGCCATCTCGCATGACCAGGTCAGCCGTTCGCCGGAAGTCCCGGTGGCAAAGGTGATCCACCATGGCATGGATGTGGCGTCCGTCCCGGTGGGCCAGGGGAACGGCGGCTACCTCTGTTTCCTCGGACGGCTGTCCCCGGACAAGGGCGTCCTCGAAGCAATCCACATTGCGCGTGCCGCTGTAATCCCCCTGCGCATCAGCGCCCGGATCCAGGGCCCGCAGGAGCAGGGCTATTTCGACGACGTCGTCAGGCCGGCGCTGGGGCCTGATGTGGAGTTCACGGGACCGCTGTCCGATGCCGAAAAATATGAACTGGTGGGCGGCGCGCTCGCGTTCCTGAATCCGATCCAGTGGCCGGAACCATTCGGACTCGTGATGATTGAGGCACTGGCCACCGGAACGCCCGTTGTGGGGACTCCCGCCGGTGCGGCGCCGGAAATCGTGGAGCACGGCGTCACGGGTTACCTGGGCGGCGTCGACGAGCTCGCTGGATTCGCCGCCCAGGCCGCAGGCCTCAGCCGGGCGGCCTGCCGCGCCTCGGTGGAGCAGCGCTTCAGCTCGGCCCGCATGGTGGCGGACCACCTGGCGCTCTATGAACAGATTCTCGGCTGA
- a CDS encoding DsbA family oxidoreductase: MKIEIWSDVACPWCYIGKRRFEAALAEFPHRDQVEVQWRSYQLDPTLPEHYDGTEVDYLSTRKGLAPAQVMQMFDHVAAQAKGEGLNYRFDAVVVANSFTAHRLIHLAAAHGKQDAAKERLLSDHFEHGKDIGSPGYLASVGADLGLDARDVAELFSTDKYADDVRRDFAEARALGISGVPFFVIDRKYGLSGAQPVASFTMALEQAWQEAHPLVMAGDADACGPDGCPV, encoded by the coding sequence ATGAAGATTGAGATCTGGTCAGACGTCGCATGCCCCTGGTGCTACATCGGCAAGCGCCGGTTCGAGGCCGCCCTCGCCGAGTTCCCGCACCGCGACCAGGTGGAGGTGCAGTGGCGCAGCTACCAGCTGGACCCGACCCTGCCCGAACACTACGACGGCACCGAAGTGGACTACCTCAGCACGCGCAAGGGCCTCGCCCCCGCCCAGGTCATGCAGATGTTCGACCATGTAGCAGCCCAGGCCAAAGGTGAGGGCCTCAACTACCGGTTTGACGCCGTCGTGGTTGCCAACAGCTTTACGGCCCACAGGCTGATCCATCTGGCTGCCGCGCACGGCAAGCAGGATGCGGCGAAGGAGCGGCTGCTCAGCGACCACTTCGAGCACGGCAAGGACATCGGCAGCCCCGGCTACCTCGCCTCGGTCGGCGCGGATCTTGGGCTCGATGCACGTGACGTTGCCGAGCTGTTCAGCACCGACAAGTACGCCGACGACGTCCGCCGCGACTTCGCCGAGGCCCGCGCCCTGGGCATCAGCGGCGTGCCGTTCTTCGTGATCGACCGCAAGTACGGGCTGTCCGGCGCCCAGCCCGTGGCAAGCTTCACCATGGCCCTCGAGCAGGCCTGGCAGGAGGCGCACCCGCTGGTGATGGCTGGCGACGCCGACGCGTGTGGCCCGGACGGCTGCCCCGTCTGA
- a CDS encoding Gfo/Idh/MocA family protein — protein sequence MSGAASTRRGPVGVAVIGAGVISKQYLDNLTAFPDLKVHVIADLFEEAAEARAKEYGVPEWGGVDAALNHPDVEIIVNLTIPAAHVEVATAAVNAGKHVWTEKPFSLDRESGLGLLKTADAAGLRLGCAPDTFLGAGLQTARRLIERGDIGTPLTAMTTFQTPGPEAWHPNPAFLFQYGAGPLFDMGPYYLTALVQTFGSVRKVAAVGSKAKEVRVIGSGPRAGEEFTVDVPTHVSAMAQFEGGQSSHSVFSFESPRQRMGFVEITGTEATISLPDPNFFDGDVRLWRAGDEDWTVIPATGPANGRGMGVLDMARSIRAGVPHRATGNLAYHVLDTMVSISESMESGTFIDVESSAPASAALPEDWNPTALTL from the coding sequence ATGAGCGGCGCAGCATCCACCCGCCGGGGCCCCGTCGGTGTCGCCGTCATCGGCGCAGGCGTCATCAGCAAGCAGTACCTGGACAACCTGACCGCCTTCCCGGACCTGAAAGTCCACGTCATCGCCGACCTCTTCGAGGAGGCAGCCGAGGCGCGGGCCAAGGAATACGGCGTCCCCGAGTGGGGCGGCGTGGACGCCGCACTGAACCATCCCGACGTCGAAATCATCGTCAACCTGACCATCCCGGCCGCGCACGTCGAGGTGGCCACCGCCGCCGTCAACGCCGGCAAGCACGTCTGGACTGAGAAGCCGTTCTCGCTGGACCGGGAATCAGGCCTCGGACTGCTGAAAACAGCCGACGCCGCCGGACTGCGCCTCGGCTGCGCCCCGGACACGTTCCTCGGCGCCGGGCTCCAGACGGCGCGCCGCCTCATCGAACGGGGGGACATCGGGACCCCGCTCACCGCGATGACCACCTTCCAGACCCCCGGCCCGGAAGCCTGGCATCCCAACCCGGCCTTCCTGTTCCAGTACGGTGCGGGGCCGCTGTTCGACATGGGCCCGTACTACCTCACTGCCCTGGTCCAGACGTTCGGGTCGGTCCGCAAGGTCGCCGCCGTCGGGTCCAAGGCCAAGGAAGTCCGTGTCATCGGCTCCGGTCCCAGGGCCGGTGAGGAATTCACCGTTGACGTCCCCACCCATGTCTCCGCGATGGCCCAGTTCGAGGGCGGCCAGTCCTCGCACAGTGTCTTCAGCTTCGAATCTCCGCGCCAACGGATGGGCTTCGTGGAGATCACCGGCACCGAGGCCACCATCTCGCTCCCGGACCCCAATTTCTTCGACGGCGACGTACGCCTCTGGCGCGCCGGCGACGAGGACTGGACAGTCATCCCCGCTACCGGCCCGGCCAATGGACGCGGCATGGGTGTGCTGGACATGGCCCGCTCCATCCGGGCCGGTGTGCCGCACCGAGCCACCGGCAACCTCGCCTACCACGTCCTGGACACCATGGTTTCGATCTCCGAGTCCATGGAGTCGGGAACGTTCATCGACGTCGAAAGCTCCGCCCCCGCGTCCGCAGCCCTCCCCGAGGACTGGAATCCCACCGCCCTCACTCTCTAG
- a CDS encoding carbohydrate ABC transporter permease yields the protein MSAALHAHPESGPVLGVAGPAKNRRVLSEAGHRGQWWRLVAILAITAIVLVPIMVTVVLAFTPGPTSTATGFTLENFGSVFSETLASTWLQNSLVTTLSTVVVSVAVAAPAGYVLSRGRSKAVSGYSLLLFVMQSLPIITSVVPLFILFAGMGLVDNLLGLTIIYVGSTMTVATWMMAAYFDSIPISLEEASWIDGCSVFGSFTKVVLRNSLPGILSTAIFAFLLAWNDYLVAIVFLRSTEIFTLPMGVQSFFQQNQTDWTSVMALAVIMMLPPVIVFAALNKYFSVGGIGGSLAGR from the coding sequence ATGAGCGCAGCACTCCACGCCCACCCCGAATCCGGCCCGGTCCTCGGCGTCGCCGGCCCAGCCAAAAACCGCCGCGTCCTTTCCGAAGCCGGCCACCGCGGCCAGTGGTGGAGGCTCGTCGCGATCCTGGCCATCACCGCCATCGTCCTCGTCCCCATCATGGTCACCGTGGTCCTGGCCTTCACCCCCGGCCCCACGAGCACCGCCACAGGCTTCACCCTCGAGAATTTCGGCTCCGTCTTCTCCGAAACCCTGGCCTCGACCTGGCTGCAGAACAGCCTCGTCACCACGCTCTCCACCGTCGTCGTCTCCGTAGCCGTCGCCGCACCCGCCGGCTACGTCCTCTCCCGCGGACGTAGCAAAGCCGTCTCCGGCTACTCCCTGCTGCTCTTCGTCATGCAGTCCCTGCCGATCATCACCTCCGTGGTGCCGCTGTTCATCCTCTTCGCCGGCATGGGACTGGTGGACAACCTACTGGGCCTGACCATCATCTACGTCGGCTCCACCATGACCGTGGCCACCTGGATGATGGCCGCCTACTTCGACTCCATCCCCATCAGCCTCGAGGAGGCCTCCTGGATCGACGGCTGCTCCGTCTTCGGCTCTTTCACCAAGGTCGTGCTCCGCAACAGCCTCCCCGGCATCCTCTCCACCGCGATCTTCGCCTTCCTGCTCGCCTGGAACGACTACCTCGTCGCCATCGTGTTCCTGCGCTCCACGGAGATCTTCACCCTTCCCATGGGCGTCCAGTCCTTCTTCCAGCAGAACCAGACGGACTGGACGTCCGTCATGGCCCTCGCCGTGATCATGATGCTCCCGCCGGTCATCGTCTTCGCCGCCCTGAACAAGTACTTCAGCGTTGGCGGCATCGGCGGATCCCTCGCGGGCCGCTAA
- a CDS encoding Gfo/Idh/MocA family protein, whose amino-acid sequence MTSHESPGTPPGANRRLGVAMIGYAFMGKAHSNAWRNVASYFDVPAFEQKVLVGRDAGQVTAAAAKYGWSESATDWRSVLERDDIDIVDICAPGWMHAEIAIAALEAGKHVLVEKPLANTLAEAEAMTDAAQVARARGVQSMVGFNYRRVPALALARELIAEGRVGTVRHVRAAYLQDWLADAESPMTWRLNKETAGSGALGDIASHAIDQVLFLLGDAVTEVSGRLHTFTPVRPGKHGPETVTVDDAAWATLSLASGAIASVEVSRVATGQKNSLKLEIYGEKGTILFDLENLNELGFLDATAPVREQGFRRILVNEPDHPYLDAWWPQGHIIGWEHTFTHEIRDFLSAIGTGDAPSPSFEEGLAVQRVLAAVEESAAAKSAIIQLVQPTGAAAATPTEGA is encoded by the coding sequence ATGACTTCCCACGAATCACCCGGCACACCGCCGGGAGCCAACCGCCGTTTGGGTGTGGCGATGATCGGCTACGCGTTCATGGGCAAGGCCCACTCAAACGCGTGGCGGAACGTCGCGTCCTACTTCGATGTCCCGGCCTTCGAGCAGAAAGTGCTCGTGGGCCGGGACGCCGGCCAGGTCACCGCGGCCGCCGCTAAGTATGGCTGGTCGGAGTCCGCGACGGACTGGCGTTCAGTCCTGGAACGGGACGACATCGATATCGTCGATATCTGCGCCCCGGGCTGGATGCACGCCGAGATCGCCATTGCCGCCCTCGAAGCCGGGAAGCACGTGCTCGTGGAGAAACCGCTGGCCAACACGCTCGCCGAGGCCGAGGCCATGACCGACGCGGCCCAGGTGGCCCGTGCCAGGGGTGTGCAGTCCATGGTCGGGTTCAACTACCGCCGCGTGCCCGCCCTGGCACTCGCCCGCGAGCTGATCGCGGAGGGCCGGGTCGGCACCGTGCGGCACGTACGCGCCGCCTACCTGCAGGACTGGCTCGCCGACGCGGAGTCACCGATGACCTGGCGGCTGAACAAGGAAACCGCCGGGTCCGGCGCCCTCGGGGACATCGCGTCCCATGCGATCGACCAGGTCCTGTTCCTCCTGGGCGACGCCGTCACCGAGGTCTCCGGCCGGCTGCACACCTTCACGCCGGTCCGGCCCGGAAAGCACGGGCCGGAGACCGTGACGGTCGACGACGCCGCCTGGGCCACGCTGTCCCTCGCCTCCGGGGCCATCGCCTCCGTCGAAGTCTCCAGGGTGGCCACCGGTCAGAAGAACTCCCTGAAGCTGGAGATCTACGGAGAGAAGGGCACCATCCTCTTTGACCTCGAGAACCTGAACGAACTCGGCTTCCTGGACGCCACCGCCCCGGTGCGGGAGCAGGGCTTCCGCCGGATCCTGGTCAACGAACCCGACCACCCCTACCTTGATGCGTGGTGGCCGCAGGGCCACATCATCGGCTGGGAACACACCTTCACGCACGAGATCCGTGACTTCCTATCCGCGATTGGCACCGGTGACGCGCCGTCGCCGTCGTTCGAGGAGGGCCTCGCCGTCCAGCGCGTGCTGGCCGCCGTCGAGGAGTCCGCGGCAGCGAAAAGCGCCATCATCCAACTCGTCCAGCCCACCGGCGCCGCAGCCGCCACACCGACCGAAGGAGCCTGA
- a CDS encoding Gfo/Idh/MocA family protein, giving the protein MTNHPNGTSDGHIRWGILGTGFIAGLQTQDLAENGFTVQAVGSRNAESSKAFSEKFAIPTAHASYEALVADPDVDVVYIASPHTYHHAHALLALNAGKHVLVEKPFTINAREAQEIFTLAEAKGLVALEAMWSRFLPHMIRLREIIAEGSLGQIRKVTASHNQNLPKDPAHRLNDPALGGGALLDLGVYPVSFVFDVLGTPDTIRASASMTATGVDRQTAAIFEYADGQQALVDCALDIASNNRAAIIGTEGWIDVEPTWYNPTPFTWFDAQGNVVVKFDQRVTSRGMQYQAAEMERLVSEGLTAGTVLPPSESVAVMAAMDEIRRQIGLKYDADAVPSSLQ; this is encoded by the coding sequence GTGACCAACCACCCCAATGGCACTTCCGACGGACACATCCGCTGGGGAATCCTCGGCACGGGATTCATCGCAGGCCTGCAAACGCAGGACCTGGCCGAAAACGGCTTCACTGTGCAGGCCGTCGGCTCCCGCAACGCGGAATCGAGCAAGGCGTTCAGTGAAAAGTTCGCCATTCCCACCGCACATGCAAGCTACGAAGCACTGGTTGCGGACCCGGACGTCGACGTCGTTTACATTGCCTCGCCGCACACGTACCACCATGCCCATGCGCTGCTCGCCCTGAACGCCGGAAAGCACGTGCTGGTGGAGAAGCCGTTCACCATCAACGCCCGGGAAGCGCAGGAAATCTTTACGCTGGCTGAGGCCAAAGGCCTCGTGGCACTGGAGGCCATGTGGAGCCGCTTCCTCCCCCACATGATCCGGCTCCGCGAGATCATCGCTGAGGGCTCACTCGGACAGATCCGGAAGGTCACGGCCAGCCACAACCAGAACCTTCCCAAGGATCCCGCGCACCGGCTCAACGATCCTGCCTTGGGCGGCGGTGCACTGCTGGACCTCGGCGTCTACCCGGTGTCCTTTGTCTTTGACGTCCTCGGCACGCCGGACACCATCCGGGCCAGCGCTTCCATGACGGCAACGGGCGTGGACCGGCAAACGGCAGCAATCTTCGAGTACGCGGACGGACAGCAGGCGCTCGTGGACTGCGCCCTGGACATCGCATCAAACAACCGCGCCGCCATCATCGGGACGGAGGGGTGGATTGACGTCGAACCCACCTGGTACAACCCGACGCCCTTCACCTGGTTCGACGCTCAGGGGAACGTCGTGGTGAAGTTCGACCAGCGGGTGACCAGCAGGGGGATGCAGTACCAGGCGGCCGAAATGGAGCGCTTGGTCAGCGAAGGCCTCACCGCGGGCACTGTTCTTCCCCCGAGCGAGAGCGTGGCTGTCATGGCCGCGATGGACGAGATCCGCCGCCAGATCGGCCTCAAGTACGACGCCGACGCGGTCCCGTCTTCGCTGCAGTGA
- a CDS encoding LytR C-terminal domain-containing protein, with protein MARKPKDLTVLHGHRVITGPELRATFVDDDENAQNPGRLRRRILHGVVLVLLLGLIVAGIMGAMGVMSGQIKFPSTIQAQENSSVCPATTFDYTPPAKVKVNILNATSRNGLAKAAANEFKARKFVVGNVANTQTGYRGVAAIVSGAAGQSAAFTVQRNLPGSDYFQDGRKDASVDVILTSDYRGLVKPQLVDQTPGQLSCPRESRRVADDSQWPVMPTQGAKP; from the coding sequence ATGGCTAGGAAACCCAAGGACCTGACCGTTCTCCACGGTCACCGCGTCATTACCGGTCCAGAGCTCAGGGCCACGTTCGTCGACGACGACGAAAACGCGCAGAACCCGGGCCGGCTGCGCCGCCGGATCCTGCACGGTGTGGTGCTCGTGCTGCTGCTGGGCCTCATTGTCGCGGGGATCATGGGGGCGATGGGTGTGATGAGCGGGCAGATCAAGTTTCCGTCCACCATCCAGGCCCAGGAGAACTCCTCCGTCTGCCCCGCCACAACCTTCGACTACACGCCGCCCGCCAAGGTGAAGGTGAACATCCTCAACGCCACGAGCCGCAACGGACTAGCCAAGGCGGCAGCCAATGAATTCAAAGCCCGGAAGTTTGTTGTTGGCAACGTCGCCAACACGCAGACCGGATACCGCGGCGTGGCGGCAATCGTCTCGGGCGCTGCCGGACAGTCGGCGGCCTTCACCGTCCAGCGGAATCTGCCGGGCTCCGATTACTTCCAGGACGGGCGCAAGGACGCCAGCGTGGATGTGATCCTGACCAGCGACTACCGCGGCCTGGTCAAGCCGCAGCTTGTTGACCAGACTCCGGGGCAGCTCAGCTGCCCGCGGGAAAGCCGGCGCGTCGCCGACGATTCGCAGTGGCCGGTCATGCCCACTCAGGGCGCCAAGCCCTGA
- a CDS encoding sugar phosphate isomerase/epimerase family protein, which produces MPRPYTLFTGQWADLPFEEVARLASGWGYDGLEIAVSGDHLDAWRWDEPGYVESKLAVLEKYNLKVWAISNHLKGQAVCDDPIDFRHEAIVGSKVWGDGDPEGVRQRAAEEMKHTARLAKALGVDTVVGFTGSSIWQYVAMFPPVPEKVIDAGYQDFADRWNPILDVFDENGVRFAHEVHPSEIAYDYWTTVRTLEAIGHREAFGLNWDPSHFMWQGIDPVSFIWDFKDRIYHVDCKDTKLRPTGRNTVMGSHLPWGDPRRGWDFVSAGRGDVPWESSFRALTAIGYTGPISVEWEDAGMDRLHGAPEALAALKKFDFPASQTSFDAAFSTKD; this is translated from the coding sequence ATGCCCCGCCCGTATACCCTGTTCACCGGCCAGTGGGCCGACCTGCCCTTCGAGGAAGTCGCCAGGCTCGCCTCCGGCTGGGGCTATGACGGCCTGGAAATCGCCGTCTCCGGGGACCACCTGGACGCCTGGCGCTGGGACGAACCCGGCTACGTCGAGTCCAAGCTCGCCGTGCTGGAGAAGTACAACCTCAAGGTCTGGGCCATCTCCAACCACCTCAAAGGCCAGGCCGTCTGCGATGACCCCATCGACTTCCGCCACGAAGCCATCGTCGGATCCAAAGTCTGGGGCGACGGCGACCCCGAAGGCGTCCGCCAACGCGCCGCCGAGGAAATGAAACACACCGCCCGCCTCGCCAAAGCCCTCGGCGTGGACACCGTCGTCGGATTCACCGGCTCCTCCATCTGGCAATACGTCGCCATGTTCCCGCCCGTCCCGGAAAAAGTCATCGACGCCGGCTACCAGGACTTCGCCGACCGCTGGAACCCCATCCTGGACGTCTTCGACGAAAACGGCGTCCGCTTCGCCCACGAAGTCCACCCCTCAGAAATCGCCTACGACTACTGGACCACCGTCCGCACCCTCGAAGCCATCGGCCACCGCGAAGCGTTCGGCCTGAACTGGGACCCCTCCCACTTCATGTGGCAGGGCATCGACCCGGTTTCCTTCATCTGGGACTTCAAAGACCGGATTTACCACGTGGACTGCAAGGACACCAAGCTCCGCCCCACCGGCCGGAACACCGTGATGGGCTCGCACCTGCCCTGGGGCGACCCACGCCGCGGCTGGGACTTCGTCTCCGCCGGCCGCGGCGACGTCCCCTGGGAATCGAGCTTCCGGGCCCTCACTGCGATCGGCTACACCGGCCCGATCTCCGTCGAATGGGAAGACGCCGGCATGGACCGCCTCCACGGCGCCCCCGAAGCCCTCGCCGCCCTCAAGAAATTCGACTTCCCGGCGTCGCAGACCAGCTTCGACGCCGCCTTCAGCACAAAGGACTGA
- a CDS encoding TetR/AcrR family transcriptional regulator: MPRISAPSNAAQRAETQRRILNAFGELLFSHGLPGLTMTDVARHAGIGRTAVYNYYADIEELLIAYALVETERFMTGLRESLSRLDNPVDQLALYVRAQVEDLSRRHLPPGPAMGSVLSPASFAKLADHVGGLNDMLQDIIRDGMDQGYFPKADALQQAQLIHGTLSSSAARGGDATEDLEDRISRTVRFIQLGAGARFDDGGRPLRLQPPAAAAS, encoded by the coding sequence ATGCCACGGATCTCGGCCCCCAGCAACGCTGCCCAACGCGCCGAGACCCAGCGCCGCATCCTGAACGCCTTCGGTGAGCTCCTCTTCTCCCACGGCCTGCCCGGGCTCACCATGACGGACGTCGCCCGGCACGCAGGGATTGGCCGTACGGCTGTCTACAACTACTACGCCGACATCGAAGAGCTCCTGATCGCCTACGCACTCGTGGAGACGGAACGGTTCATGACGGGGCTGCGCGAGTCGCTGTCCCGGCTGGACAATCCGGTGGACCAGCTGGCCCTGTACGTGCGTGCCCAGGTGGAGGATCTCAGCCGCCGCCATCTGCCCCCGGGTCCGGCCATGGGCTCAGTCCTCTCGCCGGCGTCGTTCGCCAAGCTGGCGGATCACGTAGGCGGGCTCAACGACATGCTGCAGGACATTATTCGCGACGGCATGGACCAGGGCTACTTCCCCAAGGCCGATGCCCTCCAGCAGGCGCAGCTGATCCACGGCACCCTCTCCTCCAGCGCCGCCCGCGGCGGCGACGCCACCGAAGATCTGGAGGACAGGATCTCCCGGACCGTCCGCTTCATCCAGTTGGGCGCCGGGGCAAGGTTCGACGACGGCGGCCGCCCCTTGCGCCTGCAGCCGCCGGCCGCTGCGGCCAGCTAA
- a CDS encoding type II toxin-antitoxin system VapB family antitoxin → MIFKAVGEGRPYPDHGFSTPKDWAALPPRPVRLDELVTTKRTLDLEALLAEDSTFFGDLFPHVVQYQGTLYLEDGLHRAVRTALHQRTAIHARVLVIDG, encoded by the coding sequence GTGATATTCAAAGCTGTGGGCGAGGGACGCCCTTACCCCGACCATGGTTTCAGTACCCCGAAAGACTGGGCGGCGCTTCCGCCCCGTCCCGTGCGGCTGGATGAACTTGTGACCACCAAGCGGACCCTGGACCTTGAAGCGCTCCTTGCCGAGGACTCCACTTTCTTTGGCGACCTGTTTCCCCACGTGGTGCAGTACCAGGGCACCCTCTACCTGGAGGATGGCCTGCACCGCGCGGTAAGGACGGCGCTCCACCAGCGCACCGCCATACATGCAAGGGTGCTCGTGATCGATGGCTAG
- a CDS encoding sugar phosphate isomerase/epimerase family protein, giving the protein MSYSLQLYTLRNAIQADLPGTIRKVAEIGFTQVEPYNFVATAKELGAALKENGLTAPSGHAPLLSQDQDEIFAAAKELGISTVIEPYITAEHWQKAEDIQATAAKLNAAARKGAEYGIRVGYHNHAWELESSIEGQTALEYFEGLLDPELVLEVDTYWVAVGGQDPVKILTKLGDRVKFIHIKDGPLNTDTKAQQPAGQGKIPVWDVIGAAKSLEVGVVEFDDYSGDIFDGITQSLSFLTSDSAKATEGAQA; this is encoded by the coding sequence ATGTCTTACTCACTCCAGCTGTACACCCTGCGCAACGCCATTCAGGCGGACCTGCCCGGCACCATCCGGAAGGTGGCGGAGATCGGTTTCACCCAGGTTGAGCCGTACAACTTCGTGGCCACGGCCAAGGAGCTCGGTGCCGCGCTGAAGGAGAACGGGCTGACCGCCCCGTCCGGCCATGCTCCGCTGCTGAGCCAGGACCAGGACGAGATCTTCGCCGCTGCCAAGGAGCTCGGCATCAGCACGGTGATCGAACCGTACATCACCGCCGAGCACTGGCAGAAGGCCGAGGACATCCAGGCCACCGCGGCGAAGCTTAACGCTGCCGCGAGGAAGGGCGCCGAATACGGGATCCGCGTCGGCTACCACAACCACGCCTGGGAGCTGGAGTCCAGCATCGAGGGCCAGACCGCCCTGGAGTACTTCGAAGGGCTGCTGGACCCCGAGCTGGTCCTCGAAGTGGACACCTACTGGGTTGCCGTGGGTGGCCAGGACCCGGTGAAGATCCTGACCAAGCTGGGCGACCGGGTGAAGTTCATCCACATCAAGGACGGCCCGCTGAACACCGACACCAAGGCCCAGCAGCCGGCAGGCCAAGGCAAGATCCCGGTGTGGGACGTCATCGGCGCGGCAAAGTCGCTGGAAGTGGGCGTCGTGGAATTCGACGACTACTCCGGGGACATCTTCGACGGCATCACCCAGTCGCTCAGCTTCCTGACCTCCGACTCCGCAAAGGCCACCGAGGGAGCACAGGCATGA